In Pseudoroseomonas cervicalis, the DNA window TGAAATACGGGGCGGCGCCGATGCTGCTCGGCCTGTCGCTGGCGCCCTTCGCCGCCGGGCTGGCCGGGCTCGGCTTCGGCTGGTTCTGCGCCCGGCTCTCCGGCGTCTATGCGGCGATGCTGACGCTCGCCTTCGCGCAGATCCTCTGGTCCATCGCCTTCCAATGGGTCGAGGTGACGGGCGGCGACAATGGCATCCTCGGCATCTGGCCGGCCGATTGGGCGCGCGGCAAGCTGGCCTTCTGGTATCTGGCCCTGGCGCTCTGCGGCGGCGGCGTCTGGCTGCTGCGCCGCGCGGTGCACGCGCCCTTCGGCCTGGCGCTGCGCGGCCAACGCGATTCGGCGCTGCGGGCCGAGGCGATCGGGCTCGACGCCTTCCGCCTGCGCTGGGCCGCCTTCACCCTGGCCGCCTTCTGGGCCGGGCTGGCGGGGGCGGTCTTCGCCTATGGCAAGGGCAGTGTGTTTCCCTCCTTCCTCGGCATCGGGCGCAGCGTGGACGGGCTGCTGATGGTGCTGCTGGGCGGGGTGCACAGCCTGGCCGGGCCGCTGCTCGGCGCCGTCGCCTTCGCCGGGCTGCAGGAGCAGCTGGCGCGGGTCACCGATCTCTGGCGGCTGCTGCTGGGGCTCATCATCCTGGCCCTCGTCATCTTCTTCCCGCGGGGGCTGGGCGGCGCGCTGTCCGCCGGCCTGTCCCGGCTGCGCCGCCCTCCGGAGGGCGCGGCATGAATACCGTGCTGGAGGCGGAAGGGCTGGTGCGCGGCTGGGGCGGGGTGCACGCCGTCGATGGCGTCTCCTTCCGCCTGGAGCGGGGAGAAATGCTGGCGCTGATCGGCCCGAACGGCGCCGGCAAGAGCACCTGCTTCAACCTGCTGAACGGCCAGCTGCGCCCCGATGCCGGACGGGTGCGCTTCCAGGGCCGCGACATCACCGGCTGGGCGCCGCGGCGCATCTGGCGGCTCGGCGTCGGCCGCACCTTCCAGATCACCGCCACCTTCGGCTCCATGTCGCTGCGCGACAATGTGCGGCTGGCGCTGTTGTCGCATCACCGCCGCATCTTCGACCTCTGGCGCCCGGCGCGGCGGCAGATGACGGCGGAGGCCGAGGCGCTGCTGGCGCGCATCGGCCTGGCCGACCAGGCCGACCGGCCGGCGGCCTTCCTCGCCTATGGCGACCTCAAGCGGCTGGAGCTGGCCATGGCGCTGGCGCACAGCCCGCGCCTGCTGCTGATGGACGAGCCCACCGCCGGCATGGCGCCCGAGGCGCGCCAGGCGCTGATGGCCGAGACCGCCGCCATCGCCCGGCGCCAGGGCATCGCCGTGCTGTTCACCGAGCACGACATGGATGTCGTCTTCGGCCATGCCGACCGCGTGCTGGTGCTGGAACGCGGCCGGCTGATCGCCGAGGGGGCGCCGGCGGCGGTGCGCGCCGATGCGCGGGTGCGGCAGGTCTATCTGGGGAGCGCCGGCTGATGCTGGAAGTGGAAGGACTGGTCGCCCAGTATGGCCGCGCGCGCATCCTGCATGGCGTGTCGCTGCATGTCGCGGCCGGCGAGGTGGTCTGCCTGCTCGGCCGCAACGGCGCCGGCAAGAGCACCACGATGAAATCGCTGATCGGGTTGCTGCCGCCCGTGGCGGGACGCATCCGCTTCCTCGGCCAGGAGGTGGCGGGGCTGGCCGCGCACCGCATCGCGCGCCTCGGCCTCGGTTACGTGCCGGAGGAGCGGCGCATCTTCCCCGAGCTGACCGTGCTGGAAAATCTCGAGGTGGGCCGCCGCGCCGCATCCCGCGGACAGCCCGCCTGGGATTTGCCGCGCGTGTTCTCGCTGTTCCCCGCCCTGAAGGACATGCGCCACCGTCCGGGCGGGCGGATGAGCGGCGGCGAGCAGCAGATGCTGACCATCGCGCGCAGCCTGATGGGCCAGCCGCGCCTGCTGCTGCTCGACGAGCCCTCCGAGGGGCTGGCGCCGGTGGTGGTGGAGCGCATGGCGGCGGCGATCCGCGCGCTGAAGGCCGAGGGGATGTCGATCCTGTTGTCGGAGCAGAATCCGTCCTTCGCCGCCGCCATCGCCGACCGCGCCTATCTGCTGGAAACCGGGCAGATCCGGCATGAGGGCCCGATGGCGGCGGTGATGGCGGATGCGGCGCTGCGCGCGCGCTACCTGTCGGTCTGAATGCCGCTCCCCGGATGCCGGCGTTTGCAGCGGCGCCCGTTTGGACGCAGGATCGGTTTCTGATCTCCCCCATCTGCCAGCGAGGCCCGGATGCCGCATCGCCTGACCGCCAAGGCGGACAGCTTCATCAAATCCAACAGCACCACCCATTCGCGGCAATTGGCCGACTCCGACAAGCGCGCGGTGCATGCCGGGGACGTGCTGGAGGCCGAGACGCTGCGGCAGGAGGGGACGCATCTGGCCATGACCGCGGCGCGGCTGAACGGGGAGGCCCTGCCCAGCCATCTGAGCTACATCCATTCCGCCCATTGGGTGGCGGAAGAACCGGCCAGATCCGCCAAGCATCCCGAGGAACCGGCCCCCGCCGCCGCCGGCAAGGCGTCCGAGGAGGAGCTGCGGACGAAGGTGCTGGCGCTGCTGGCCGAGGGCCGCTCGGTCAATTCCATCGCCAAGGAATTCCGCATCGGCCGCGCCCGCATCAAGCGCTGGCGCGACGGCGGCTGAACCGGCCGGCGCCGCCCTGCCGCGGCGCTGGCCTGCCCAGCCAGGGCCGCGCAGACCCGCCGGCACCTGCCCCGCCGACGTGGCGAAACCCGCCCCGGCGGGCGCGATCCGTGCCGGCTAGAGGCCGAGCGCGATGGCCAGACGGGCGGCGGCCCAGCCGCCGCCGATGCCGATCACGCCCCCCAGCATCACCTCCCGCGCCAGGCGGTGCAGCCGCGCCCAGGGCAGCGCCCGCAGCGCGGGGCGGAAAGGCGCGGACAGGATGCGTCGCCCTGCCCGCGCCCCGCCGAGCCGTCTCCGCCCGGCCCGCGCGATCCGCCAGGAGGGGGGTGCCATCGGGGGCGATGGCGGGGTCCAGGGGCTCGGCGCGTAGCGGGGAATGGACAGGTTCGGCATGCCGCTGATGCGAACATAAACAGAACATCAAGGCAAGAGCGTTCCGCCCGGTTGCGCCCCGGAATGGGAACATAAGGGGAAAATTTCCGTGAAGGAAGCGCAATGACCACAGGGATGGCGACGCCGCCCTGAGCGCGATCCTGGCCGGTTTTCAGGGTATGGAAGAGATGCGGCTCTGGACCGGGCCGTTGCCATGGGCGGCAGCCGACCGGCCTGGGGCCAGCGCGCGAGCGCCCTGCGCGGGGATCCATCTGCCGGCACCAGTTCGTCCAGCTCCCGGGCCGGCATCCGCCGGCCCGGAGCACGCCGCCCGGAGCACGCCGCCCGGGGCATGCCGCCCCGGGCGCACCGTCCTGAGGCTCTCTCAGGCCGGCGAGATCTCCTGCAGCACCGCCTCCATCGCCTCCAGGAAGCGCTCGGCATGCTCCTGGCGGAACACCAGGGGCGGGCGGATCTTCAGCACATTGGCATCCGGCCCGGCCGCGCTGATCAGCACGCGCCGGTCGCGCAAGCCATTCACCAGACGGGCGGTCTCGGCACTCGCGGGCGTCTTGCGGGCGCGGTCGGTCACCAGCTCGACACCCACGAACAGCCCGGCGCCGCGCACATCGCCGATCAGTTCGTGGCGCTGCGCCAGCTGGCGCAGCCCGTCGCGCAGGAAGGCGCCGGTGTCGTGGGCGTTCTGGACCAGCCCCTCGCCCTCGATCACCTCCAGCACCGCCTGGCCGACGGCGCAGGAGACGGGGTTGCCCCCGAAGGTGTTGAAGTAGCGCGTCGCCTCGCCGAAGCGCTGCAGGATCTGCGGCTGCGACACCATGGCGGCGATCGGGTGGCCATTGCCCATCGGCTTGCCCATGGTGACGATGTCCGGCACCAGGCCGTGGCGCTGGAAGCCCCACATCGCCTCGCCGGTGCGGCCGAAGCCGGGCTGCACCTCATCGGCGATGAACAGCCCGCCCGCCTCGCGGATGGCGGCGACGGCGGGCGCCAGGAAGCCCGCCGGGTCGGCGAAGACGCCGTCACTGGAAAAGATGGTGTCGACCAGCAGCGCCGCGGGACGGATACCCGAGGCCTCGAGGTCGGCGATGGCCGCGCGCACATCGGCGGCGAAGCGCTCCGCCACCCCCTCCCCGCCGCGATAGAGATCCGGCGCCGGCACGGTGCGGACATTCTTGCCCAGCGTGATGTGCTGGCCGAGCGAGGGCGACATCTCGGAGATCGCGACCGTCACCCCGTGATAGGCCAGCCGGGTGACGATGAAGCCCTCGCCGCCCGTGTAGCTGCGCGCCACGCGGTAGGCGAGGTCATTGGCCTCGCTGCCGGTGCAGGTGAACA includes these proteins:
- a CDS encoding aspartate aminotransferase family protein, which gives rise to MSMINAFDPKATNGVGAREQAMIARRQKLLGPAYRLFYANPVHLVRGEGVWLYDPDGNAYLDVYNNVASVGHCHPHVVAALARQASVLNTHTRYLNPVILDYAEKLLGHFPEELSHVMFTCTGSEANDLAYRVARSYTGGEGFIVTRLAYHGVTVAISEMSPSLGQHITLGKNVRTVPAPDLYRGGEGVAERFAADVRAAIADLEASGIRPAALLVDTIFSSDGVFADPAGFLAPAVAAIREAGGLFIADEVQPGFGRTGEAMWGFQRHGLVPDIVTMGKPMGNGHPIAAMVSQPQILQRFGEATRYFNTFGGNPVSCAVGQAVLEVIEGEGLVQNAHDTGAFLRDGLRQLAQRHELIGDVRGAGLFVGVELVTDRARKTPASAETARLVNGLRDRRVLISAAGPDANVLKIRPPLVFRQEHAERFLEAMEAVLQEISPA
- a CDS encoding helix-turn-helix domain-containing protein gives rise to the protein MPHRLTAKADSFIKSNSTTHSRQLADSDKRAVHAGDVLEAETLRQEGTHLAMTAARLNGEALPSHLSYIHSAHWVAEEPARSAKHPEEPAPAAAGKASEEELRTKVLALLAEGRSVNSIAKEFRIGRARIKRWRDGG
- a CDS encoding ABC transporter ATP-binding protein produces the protein MNTVLEAEGLVRGWGGVHAVDGVSFRLERGEMLALIGPNGAGKSTCFNLLNGQLRPDAGRVRFQGRDITGWAPRRIWRLGVGRTFQITATFGSMSLRDNVRLALLSHHRRIFDLWRPARRQMTAEAEALLARIGLADQADRPAAFLAYGDLKRLELAMALAHSPRLLLMDEPTAGMAPEARQALMAETAAIARRQGIAVLFTEHDMDVVFGHADRVLVLERGRLIAEGAPAAVRADARVRQVYLGSAG
- a CDS encoding ABC transporter ATP-binding protein, coding for MLEVEGLVAQYGRARILHGVSLHVAAGEVVCLLGRNGAGKSTTMKSLIGLLPPVAGRIRFLGQEVAGLAAHRIARLGLGYVPEERRIFPELTVLENLEVGRRAASRGQPAWDLPRVFSLFPALKDMRHRPGGRMSGGEQQMLTIARSLMGQPRLLLLDEPSEGLAPVVVERMAAAIRALKAEGMSILLSEQNPSFAAAIADRAYLLETGQIRHEGPMAAVMADAALRARYLSV